In Bradyrhizobium sp. G127, one genomic interval encodes:
- a CDS encoding AraC family transcriptional regulator produces MSTALRIAHGAFGRVALLDMDCSLVRHAHPHCHVLLKVEGADTQFSVGDRICPLTDTTAVLVDGWQPHAYVHDPNRPRTLILALYVEPQWLKDFRPGWAASGAPGFFGQPSGEVSPRIRRLSMDLATEMMARPDCVGTHETLLSDLMIAVIERFTSWRTFPVSIREMNVSGRDWRIKRAAEAMRADVGNVTSIDKFAKGAGLSRAHFFRLFESSIGVPPKVYLNVVRMEQAVDAVLHQDVTVGEISERLGFAEPAHFTRFFRNHAGVGPREFRNVSRLAS; encoded by the coding sequence ATGTCGACAGCGTTGCGTATCGCTCATGGAGCATTCGGCCGGGTCGCGCTGCTCGACATGGATTGTTCCCTGGTGCGTCATGCCCATCCGCACTGTCACGTCCTTTTGAAGGTCGAAGGCGCCGATACGCAATTCTCCGTCGGAGACAGGATTTGTCCACTGACCGACACGACCGCCGTGCTGGTCGATGGCTGGCAGCCTCATGCCTATGTTCATGATCCCAACCGGCCGCGCACCCTTATTCTGGCGCTCTATGTCGAGCCACAATGGCTGAAGGATTTCCGGCCCGGCTGGGCGGCGAGCGGTGCGCCCGGGTTCTTTGGCCAGCCCTCGGGCGAAGTCTCTCCGCGTATCCGCCGACTTTCAATGGATCTCGCCACGGAGATGATGGCGCGGCCGGATTGCGTGGGCACACACGAGACATTGCTGTCCGATCTCATGATTGCCGTGATTGAACGTTTTACTTCTTGGCGCACTTTCCCTGTTTCAATCAGGGAAATGAACGTGTCCGGCCGGGACTGGCGCATTAAGCGCGCAGCCGAGGCGATGCGCGCAGATGTCGGCAATGTCACGAGCATCGACAAGTTCGCCAAGGGCGCGGGGCTGTCGCGCGCACATTTCTTCAGGCTGTTCGAGTCCTCCATCGGGGTCCCGCCAAAGGTTTATCTGAACGTCGTGCGGATGGAACAGGCGGTGGATGCTGTCCTGCATCAGGATGTGACTGTCGGCGAAATCAGCGAGCGCTTGGGGTTTGCCGAGCCTGCGCATTTTACGCGCTTTTTCCGCAATCATGCGGGCGTCGGTCCCCGCGAGTTCCGCAACGTTTCGCGCCTCGCGAGTTGA
- a CDS encoding molybdopterin cofactor-binding domain-containing protein: MAHDASSIPDVDVNRPWVGRSIERVEDAALLTGRGRFIDDLGIRPGTLHAAILRSPHAHADIIGIDATAARKISGVAAVLTGEDIKALTTSLVVGVKAPVECWPIAVGRVRYVGEPVAIIVATDRYVAEDAADLVEVEYRTRPAVVDPLAALAPDAPILHEGFNGNVASDRTFRYGDSERAFAEAAHRISIDIKYPRNSCTPIETYGVVADYDPSENAFDVLANFQGPFSIHAVISRALKVPGNRLRLRTPPDSGGSFGVKQGVFPYIVLIAAASRAVGRPVKWIEDRLEHLTASVSATNRATTIAAAVSAEGKILALDWDQVEDCGAHLRAPEPATLYRMHGNLTGAYDIRNVAVRNRVVVTNKTPTGLNRGFGGPQVYFALERLVHRIAIELGLDPLDVIRRNLVPADAFPYRTATGALLDSGDYQEAIARGVKDGALGELKARRDAARAEGRLYGIGYTAVVEPSVSNMGYITTVLTAAERRKAGPKNGAQATATVTLDPIGGVSVHVASVPQGQGHRTVLSQVVADVFGLTPQDIRVNTEIDTSKDAWSIASGNYASRFAPAVAGTARLAAQRLAAKLSRIAASQLNVEASDIVFAGGNVSSKNNPENKVSFSRLAALSHWSPGSLPDDVGNAIRETVFWTPPELTAPDDNDLINSSLCHGFIFDFCGVEIDRTTLETRIDHYVTMHDCGTILHPGMVDGQIRGGFMQALGAALYEEYAYGPDGSYLTGTFADYLLPTTMEAAEPLILHMETPSPFTPLGAKGVGEGNCMSTPVCIANAVADALGVQDLILPLVPARLAEMVRGAEPAAPEGRPLEMPKARGNDRRLRGEGSASVSVPPERVWEMLLDPETLKAVIPGCQSVEKVSDTHFRADVTLGVGPVTGRYRANVKLSDLDPPHAVTLGGTAEGALGFGGGEGRITLTPDGNGGTRMTYVYDAAIGGKVASIGGRLLDGATRVIIGQFFAALARQAGGGTASRTSSLSLLGRLQRLLGRTS, encoded by the coding sequence ATGGCGCACGACGCCTCATCGATACCGGACGTCGACGTTAATCGTCCCTGGGTCGGCAGATCCATTGAACGTGTAGAAGACGCTGCGCTGCTCACCGGGCGCGGGCGCTTCATCGACGATCTCGGAATCCGTCCGGGCACCCTGCATGCCGCCATTCTGCGTTCTCCGCATGCGCATGCCGATATCATCGGGATCGATGCAACTGCGGCGCGGAAAATTTCCGGCGTAGCGGCGGTTCTAACAGGCGAGGACATCAAGGCGCTGACCACGAGTTTGGTCGTCGGCGTGAAGGCGCCAGTGGAATGCTGGCCCATCGCGGTTGGACGGGTTCGCTATGTCGGCGAGCCTGTGGCGATTATCGTGGCGACGGATCGCTATGTGGCGGAGGATGCCGCGGATCTGGTCGAGGTCGAATATCGCACCCGACCAGCTGTGGTCGATCCGCTGGCCGCACTGGCACCGGATGCTCCAATCCTGCATGAGGGCTTCAATGGCAATGTCGCCAGCGACCGGACCTTTCGTTACGGCGATTCCGAGCGGGCATTCGCCGAGGCCGCACATCGCATTTCCATTGACATAAAATATCCGCGCAATTCATGCACGCCGATAGAGACCTATGGCGTGGTTGCCGACTACGATCCGTCGGAAAATGCATTCGATGTGCTGGCGAACTTCCAGGGACCGTTTAGCATTCACGCAGTGATTTCCCGCGCGCTCAAGGTGCCGGGCAATCGCCTGCGGCTGCGGACGCCGCCGGACTCCGGTGGCAGCTTCGGCGTCAAGCAGGGCGTGTTTCCTTACATTGTTCTGATCGCTGCGGCGTCGCGAGCGGTGGGTCGTCCCGTGAAATGGATCGAGGATCGGCTGGAACATCTCACCGCTTCGGTTTCGGCAACCAACCGCGCCACCACCATTGCGGCTGCCGTATCGGCGGAGGGCAAGATTCTTGCGCTGGATTGGGATCAGGTTGAAGACTGCGGCGCGCATCTGCGAGCACCGGAGCCGGCGACGCTTTACCGGATGCACGGCAATCTGACCGGAGCTTACGACATTCGCAACGTCGCGGTGAGAAACCGGGTCGTCGTTACCAACAAGACTCCGACAGGGCTCAACCGCGGGTTCGGCGGTCCGCAGGTTTATTTCGCGCTTGAACGGTTGGTGCATCGGATCGCCATCGAACTCGGGCTCGATCCACTGGACGTGATCAGGCGCAATCTCGTTCCCGCCGATGCGTTTCCGTATCGGACGGCGACCGGCGCGCTGCTCGACTCCGGTGACTATCAGGAAGCAATCGCGCGTGGTGTCAAAGATGGCGCGCTCGGTGAGTTGAAGGCGCGCCGCGACGCTGCGCGCGCTGAAGGGCGGCTTTACGGCATCGGCTACACGGCGGTGGTCGAGCCCAGCGTCTCGAATATGGGTTACATCACCACGGTGCTGACCGCAGCGGAGCGCCGCAAGGCCGGGCCGAAAAACGGCGCACAGGCGACAGCGACGGTAACGCTCGATCCGATCGGTGGTGTTTCGGTGCATGTGGCATCCGTTCCCCAGGGGCAGGGCCACCGGACGGTGCTGTCACAGGTCGTTGCCGATGTGTTCGGTCTCACGCCGCAGGACATTCGCGTCAATACCGAGATCGACACCTCGAAAGATGCGTGGTCGATCGCATCCGGCAACTACGCAAGCCGATTCGCGCCGGCGGTCGCGGGCACAGCCCGGTTGGCGGCGCAACGCCTTGCTGCAAAGCTGTCGCGGATCGCCGCGAGCCAATTGAACGTGGAGGCGTCCGACATTGTGTTCGCCGGCGGCAATGTGTCGTCGAAGAACAATCCCGAGAACAAGGTGTCGTTTTCACGCCTCGCTGCGCTGAGCCATTGGTCACCCGGGTCGCTGCCGGATGATGTCGGCAATGCGATTCGCGAGACCGTGTTCTGGACGCCGCCGGAACTGACCGCACCCGACGACAACGACCTGATCAATTCCTCTCTGTGTCACGGCTTCATTTTCGATTTTTGTGGCGTTGAGATCGACCGGACCACGCTGGAAACCCGCATCGATCATTATGTCACGATGCACGACTGCGGAACGATCCTGCATCCGGGAATGGTCGACGGCCAGATCCGAGGCGGCTTCATGCAGGCGCTGGGTGCAGCCCTTTACGAGGAGTATGCCTACGGCCCTGACGGCAGCTATCTCACAGGCACCTTTGCCGACTATCTACTGCCTACCACCATGGAGGCCGCCGAGCCTTTGATTCTTCATATGGAGACGCCGTCGCCATTCACGCCGCTCGGCGCGAAGGGAGTCGGAGAAGGCAACTGCATGTCGACGCCGGTTTGCATTGCGAACGCGGTCGCCGATGCCCTGGGTGTGCAGGACCTCATTTTGCCGCTGGTGCCTGCGAGGCTTGCAGAGATGGTGCGCGGGGCCGAACCTGCCGCACCCGAGGGGCGCCCCCTTGAGATGCCGAAGGCCCGCGGCAATGACCGGCGTTTGCGCGGTGAGGGCAGTGCGTCGGTCAGCGTGCCGCCGGAACGCGTGTGGGAGATGCTGCTCGATCCCGAAACGTTGAAAGCCGTTATTCCAGGGTGTCAGAGTGTCGAGAAAGTGTCCGATACGCATTTCCGTGCCGACGTGACGCTGGGCGTCGGGCCGGTCACCGGCCGCTATCGCGCCAACGTGAAACTCTCCGATCTTGATCCGCCCCATGCCGTCACGCTTGGCGGCACGGCTGAAGGAGCGCTCGGATTTGGCGGCGGCGAGGGACGCATCACGCTGACGCCGGACGGTAACGGCGGAACGCGCATGACTTATGTTTACGACGCCGCAATTGGCGGCAAAGTCGCCAGCATCGGGGGACGGCTGCTCGATGGCGCGACGCGCGTCATCATCGGGCAATTCTTCGCAGCGCTCGCCCGACAGGCCGGCGGAGGGACAGCATCGCGCACCAGTTCGCTCTCGCTGCTGGGTCGGCTGCAACGTTTGCTTGGCAGAACGTCATGA
- a CDS encoding enoyl-CoA hydratase-related protein translates to MPSPYVFADPRLAKLDGFQVEIDEAHERADIILNRPPYNIVVMPQRDQLRLVFEILDEDARVRIIVVRSVGEHFSSGGNIGGFMEATPEHVSKLAWNIAAPARCAKPVIVANRGYCFGVGFELSLACDFRIASETTLYALPEQKLGQIPGSGGSARLQKMIGITRTKDIVMRSKRISGKQAQEWGIATECVPDGDLEKATDKLVDELRTFSPLAQRTAKKLLNDTEDSTLAIAIELEGHCYSRLRQSDDFKEGVEAFNSKRAPKFTGR, encoded by the coding sequence ATGCCGTCACCCTATGTTTTTGCCGACCCGCGGCTCGCCAAGCTCGATGGCTTCCAGGTCGAGATCGATGAAGCCCACGAGCGCGCCGATATCATTCTCAACCGGCCGCCCTACAATATCGTCGTAATGCCGCAGCGCGATCAGCTTCGGCTGGTGTTCGAGATTCTCGACGAAGATGCGCGGGTGCGGATCATTGTGGTCCGCTCGGTCGGTGAGCATTTCTCTAGCGGCGGCAATATCGGCGGCTTTATGGAAGCAACGCCCGAGCATGTGTCGAAGCTGGCGTGGAATATCGCTGCTCCGGCACGTTGCGCCAAGCCGGTGATTGTCGCGAACCGCGGCTATTGCTTCGGCGTCGGATTTGAACTGTCGCTGGCCTGCGATTTCCGGATCGCATCGGAGACCACCCTTTATGCGCTTCCTGAGCAGAAGCTAGGCCAGATTCCGGGCTCAGGCGGTTCCGCCCGGCTGCAGAAGATGATCGGCATCACGCGCACCAAGGACATCGTGATGCGGTCGAAGCGCATTTCCGGCAAGCAGGCGCAGGAATGGGGCATCGCCACGGAGTGCGTTCCCGATGGCGATCTGGAGAAAGCCACCGATAAGCTTGTCGATGAACTTCGCACTTTCTCGCCGTTGGCGCAGCGCACCGCCAAGAAACTTCTGAACGATACGGAAGATTCGACGCTCGCCATCGCCATCGAACTGGAAGGCCATTGCTATAGCCGGTTGCGGCAGTCGGATGACTTCAAAGAGGGCGTAGAGGCTTTCAACAGCAAGCGTGCGCCGAAGTTTACCGGCCGCTGA
- a CDS encoding ABC transporter substrate-binding protein, with translation MNKAAKFLCVLATAGLMSGAACADVIKVGVIGTMSGPFALFGQNFKAGIEAWVAEHGSKVAGHDVEFIYRDEESPNPAKSKALAQELLVKDKVQYLAGFYFTPDALAVAPLLEESKTPMVVFNAATSVIVEKSPYIVRTSFTMWQNTVPAAKVAKVKGAKKVVIAVTDYGPGIDAEAAFKKTFESEGGTIVEAIRMPINTTDFSPIMQRIKNSGADTIFTFLPAGPPTVSFVKSYIDNGLKSANVGLISLGDVLSESDLPSLGDNSIGLLSTYHYALSHASPENKAFLERLAKTGMPDDKVTMTSVAAYDGARVIYKMIEATNGQRDPEKAVAAVKGMKWISPRGPVSIDPATRHITQNIYLREVTKQDGKLINKEIQTFEAQPDWALVKN, from the coding sequence ATGAACAAGGCGGCAAAATTCTTATGCGTGCTGGCGACTGCCGGCTTGATGTCTGGTGCGGCCTGCGCCGATGTGATCAAGGTCGGTGTCATCGGCACCATGTCCGGGCCGTTTGCGTTGTTCGGCCAGAATTTCAAGGCTGGCATCGAAGCCTGGGTGGCGGAGCATGGCTCCAAGGTCGCGGGGCATGATGTCGAATTCATCTATCGCGATGAGGAATCGCCCAATCCGGCCAAGTCCAAGGCGCTTGCCCAGGAGCTTCTGGTCAAGGACAAGGTGCAATATCTCGCGGGCTTCTATTTCACGCCCGATGCATTGGCGGTCGCGCCTCTGCTCGAAGAATCCAAGACCCCAATGGTCGTATTCAACGCGGCGACGTCGGTCATCGTTGAGAAAAGTCCGTATATCGTCCGCACCTCCTTTACGATGTGGCAGAACACGGTGCCTGCCGCAAAAGTTGCGAAGGTCAAGGGTGCCAAGAAGGTCGTGATTGCTGTCACCGATTATGGTCCCGGTATCGATGCCGAAGCGGCCTTCAAGAAGACATTCGAGTCGGAAGGCGGAACGATCGTCGAAGCGATTCGCATGCCGATCAATACCACGGACTTCAGTCCGATCATGCAGCGTATCAAGAACTCCGGCGCCGATACGATTTTCACGTTTCTTCCCGCCGGTCCCCCGACCGTGAGCTTTGTGAAGTCGTACATCGATAACGGCCTTAAGTCGGCAAATGTCGGTTTGATCTCGCTGGGTGACGTGCTGAGCGAATCCGACCTGCCAAGCCTTGGCGACAACAGCATCGGTCTCCTGTCCACTTACCACTACGCGTTGTCGCATGCTTCTCCTGAAAACAAGGCGTTTCTCGAGCGCCTCGCCAAAACCGGCATGCCGGATGACAAGGTGACGATGACCTCGGTCGCGGCCTACGATGGAGCTCGTGTTATTTACAAGATGATTGAGGCAACCAACGGCCAGCGCGATCCAGAAAAGGCTGTGGCTGCGGTCAAGGGCATGAAGTGGATCAGCCCGCGTGGCCCGGTCTCGATTGATCCGGCAACGCGCCATATCACGCAGAACATATATCTGCGCGAAGTGACCAAGCAGGACGGCAAGCTGATCAACAAGGAAATTCAGACGTTCGAGGCTCAGCCGGATTGGGCGCTGGTCAAGAACTGA
- a CDS encoding branched-chain amino acid ABC transporter permease, producing MLTALSIGLDALSYGMVLFMISIGLSIMMGLMRVVNLAHGAFAMIGGYLASYALKTLGISYPVAIVLAVIGTIIISIPFEVLLYRRIYRRSEALTQILLTIGITFVVIGLANFVLGPTSKSIPVPAALSGPFDLGFRMIPTHRLLVIACGAVTALLLWLLIDKTEFGVRMRAAVDNGDMAESLGIRTQWIYSATFALAVGLAAFGGVLGAEMLPIEPFYALRYMVTFLVVVSVGGAGSILGALAASLFLGLADTTGKYLAPEYGEFFFYLAVIFTVFLFPRGLLGRAH from the coding sequence ATGCTGACCGCGCTGAGCATCGGGCTCGATGCGCTGTCCTACGGGATGGTGCTGTTCATGATCTCCATCGGTCTTTCGATCATGATGGGGCTGATGCGCGTCGTGAATTTGGCGCACGGCGCATTCGCAATGATCGGCGGTTACCTTGCATCTTATGCATTGAAGACGCTCGGCATCAGTTATCCGGTTGCCATCGTGCTGGCCGTGATAGGCACGATCATCATCTCGATCCCCTTCGAGGTTCTGCTCTATCGTCGCATCTACCGCCGATCCGAGGCCCTGACTCAGATTCTGCTGACTATCGGGATCACATTCGTCGTCATCGGCCTCGCGAACTTTGTCTTGGGCCCGACATCGAAATCGATTCCGGTGCCAGCGGCTTTGAGCGGTCCCTTCGATCTCGGCTTTCGCATGATCCCCACGCATCGGCTGCTGGTAATCGCCTGCGGCGCGGTGACAGCGTTGCTGCTGTGGCTGCTGATCGACAAGACCGAGTTTGGCGTGCGAATGCGCGCGGCGGTCGATAACGGCGACATGGCGGAATCTCTCGGTATCCGCACCCAATGGATCTATTCGGCGACCTTTGCGCTCGCGGTGGGGCTGGCGGCGTTCGGCGGCGTTCTCGGCGCGGAGATGCTGCCTATCGAGCCGTTTTACGCGCTGCGCTACATGGTCACATTTCTTGTCGTTGTGTCGGTCGGCGGCGCGGGCTCGATTCTCGGCGCACTCGCAGCCTCGTTATTTCTTGGTCTCGCGGACACCACCGGAAAGTATCTCGCGCCGGAGTACGGAGAGTTCTTTTTTTATCTCGCCGTGATTTTCACCGTGTTTCTGTTCCCGCGTGGTCTTCTCGGGCGAGCGCACTGA
- a CDS encoding branched-chain amino acid ABC transporter permease translates to MTEQIVRYDVPRRGIPFQPEAIGLLTVVALGAIGYFAFPDDLAFLTRLISITFLVLSLDLVTGYCGVATLGQAALFGVSAYAVGNACIAGITNPLVLLAIGALAGMLMGLVSGALITRFQGLPQLVLSIAIGQLVSSLANKLSSLTGGSDGLSGITPAPIFGMFSFDMYSRTSYIFSLITLAIVMTLLLRFVRSPFGLLCRGIKDDGLRALMIGASPYPRLVIMYGVSGVVAGLGGALMAINTGVVGLDSVSFERSAEVLIMLVLGGAGNLWGALAGAVIFQIFEHIVSAANPFHWMTLVGVLLIVIVIFAPRGIGYGVASLWTSHMRRRPMR, encoded by the coding sequence ATGACCGAGCAGATCGTCAGATACGATGTACCCCGGCGGGGGATTCCGTTTCAGCCGGAGGCCATTGGTCTGCTGACTGTCGTGGCGTTGGGCGCCATAGGATACTTCGCGTTTCCCGACGATCTCGCGTTTCTGACAAGGCTGATTAGCATCACATTTCTGGTTTTGTCACTTGATCTCGTCACCGGTTATTGCGGGGTCGCGACGCTGGGGCAGGCCGCGTTGTTCGGCGTCAGTGCCTACGCGGTGGGTAACGCGTGTATCGCAGGCATCACAAACCCGTTGGTTCTATTGGCGATAGGAGCATTGGCTGGAATGTTGATGGGGCTGGTCTCAGGCGCGCTGATCACAAGATTTCAGGGACTGCCGCAGCTCGTTCTCTCGATCGCCATCGGCCAGCTCGTCAGTTCGCTGGCGAACAAGCTGTCATCGCTGACTGGTGGCAGTGATGGTCTGTCCGGCATCACGCCTGCGCCGATTTTCGGAATGTTTTCGTTCGATATGTACAGCCGCACCTCGTACATCTTTTCGCTGATAACGCTTGCGATTGTCATGACCCTGCTGCTGCGGTTTGTGCGTTCCCCCTTCGGCCTGTTGTGCCGCGGGATCAAGGATGACGGCTTGCGGGCGTTGATGATCGGGGCATCACCCTATCCGCGGCTTGTCATCATGTACGGCGTATCGGGCGTGGTTGCGGGCCTCGGCGGAGCGCTGATGGCGATCAACACCGGGGTCGTCGGTCTCGACAGCGTGAGTTTTGAGCGATCCGCCGAGGTTCTCATCATGCTGGTGCTGGGTGGTGCCGGGAATCTTTGGGGCGCACTGGCCGGCGCGGTGATCTTTCAGATCTTCGAGCACATCGTTTCGGCGGCAAATCCATTTCACTGGATGACTTTGGTGGGGGTTCTTCTGATCGTTATCGTGATCTTCGCGCCGCGCGGTATCGGATATGGTGTCGCTTCGCTCTGGACATCGCATATGCGGCGGAGGCCTATGCGATGA
- a CDS encoding FAD binding domain-containing protein translates to MKPAAFDYVCAETPGEILETLAREGGDARIIAGGQSLMAMLNMRLAKPKTLIDIMRVKELDRIENKAGRVTIGAGVRQAALLVWPELKGTLPLISQALPWTGHVQTRSRGTICGSIAHADPSAEMPLTLIALGGEVHLRSARKKRRLAAREFFAGMMATGRADDELIEAVSFPVGTARCAFREVARRHGDFAIVACAAVATSTGVRFAVGGVADVPTARDWPRLGGSALDDALNAFAYELEARDDIHATARYRRDLVRSIGRDLVREVLQ, encoded by the coding sequence ATGAAGCCGGCGGCCTTCGACTATGTTTGTGCGGAAACGCCGGGCGAGATCCTTGAAACTCTCGCGAGGGAAGGCGGCGATGCACGGATCATCGCCGGCGGGCAATCCCTGATGGCGATGCTGAATATGCGGCTCGCAAAACCCAAGACTCTGATTGACATCATGCGGGTGAAAGAACTCGATCGCATTGAAAACAAGGCGGGCAGGGTAACGATCGGAGCCGGTGTGCGGCAAGCGGCGCTGCTGGTCTGGCCGGAACTCAAAGGGACATTGCCACTGATTTCGCAAGCGCTGCCTTGGACGGGACACGTTCAGACGCGCAGCCGCGGCACGATCTGCGGTTCGATCGCGCATGCGGATCCCAGTGCTGAAATGCCGCTCACCCTGATCGCTCTTGGTGGCGAGGTTCATCTGCGCAGCGCCAGGAAAAAACGTCGGCTGGCGGCCAGGGAGTTCTTCGCCGGAATGATGGCGACGGGACGAGCCGATGACGAATTGATCGAGGCTGTGTCATTTCCTGTTGGTACAGCACGCTGTGCATTCCGCGAGGTCGCTCGCCGGCATGGCGATTTTGCCATCGTCGCATGCGCGGCGGTGGCGACGTCAACCGGCGTGCGGTTTGCTGTCGGCGGCGTGGCCGACGTCCCCACTGCGCGCGATTGGCCGCGCCTGGGGGGAAGTGCTCTCGACGATGCGCTGAATGCTTTTGCCTATGAACTCGAAGCCCGCGATGATATTCACGCCACCGCGCGCTATCGCCGCGATCTGGTGCGCAGCATCGGGCGGGATCTGGTGCGGGAGGTGCTGCAATGA
- a CDS encoding AMP-binding protein, whose protein sequence is MLDLGSSFIASVARDPNATAIVDGELRLTYRQWFTKIASVVASFDRIGLKPGDHLVTVLQNRWEAATIHWACQLAGIVITPINWRAKADELDFCIENSEACALVYQDASAEAVSNSSQAPRLRRIAVGDDAVGGGKAFAFADMIAAETLSIMPRVSADAWSIMLYTSGTTSKPKGVPRRHRAERAAGVAHVAQNLYGRKERTLGVMPLYHTMGVRSLIAMSLIGGTYVCLPRYEPQQALALIESEKITNLYLVPTLYHDLVHHDEFARRDVSSVRKLGFAGASMTDGLLKKLDGAFKPDLFVNHYGSSEIYTFTIDQDAVAKPGSAGKAGINQHVRVVKLNAVSAEDVADPDEEGEIVALLAGDESFEGYWRRPDADAKSLRDGWYFTGDTGFRDRDGDLFVTGRVDDMIITGGENVSPVEIESCLSLHPAVSEVAVVGLPDERWGKIVAAFVKRGAAVTEQDLDLFCRVSGLANFKRPRKFVFVDAIPKSPVGKLLRRLLISGEYEPERAPPSNAA, encoded by the coding sequence ATGCTTGATCTGGGAAGCAGCTTCATTGCCAGTGTCGCCCGCGATCCGAATGCAACCGCGATCGTGGACGGTGAACTCCGGCTGACCTATCGCCAGTGGTTTACGAAAATTGCTTCCGTCGTGGCGTCGTTTGACCGGATCGGTCTCAAGCCAGGCGATCATCTTGTCACCGTTCTTCAGAACCGATGGGAGGCGGCGACAATTCACTGGGCCTGCCAGTTGGCGGGAATCGTCATCACGCCGATCAACTGGCGTGCAAAGGCCGACGAGCTCGATTTTTGCATCGAGAATTCGGAAGCCTGCGCGTTGGTTTATCAGGATGCCTCCGCAGAGGCCGTATCGAATTCAAGTCAAGCGCCTAGATTGCGGCGGATCGCCGTTGGAGACGATGCGGTGGGTGGAGGGAAGGCATTTGCCTTTGCCGATATGATCGCCGCGGAAACATTGAGCATCATGCCGCGCGTCAGCGCCGACGCATGGTCGATCATGCTTTACACGTCCGGAACGACGTCCAAGCCGAAGGGTGTGCCCCGGCGGCATCGTGCGGAGCGAGCGGCGGGCGTCGCGCATGTCGCGCAAAATCTTTATGGGCGCAAGGAGCGTACTCTTGGCGTGATGCCGCTGTATCACACTATGGGCGTGCGTTCGCTGATCGCGATGTCTTTGATCGGCGGCACGTATGTATGTCTTCCGCGTTACGAGCCGCAGCAAGCGCTTGCCCTCATTGAATCGGAAAAGATCACCAATCTGTATCTGGTTCCGACGCTTTATCACGATCTCGTCCATCACGACGAGTTTGCAAGGCGAGATGTTTCGAGCGTGAGGAAGCTCGGATTTGCCGGCGCCTCGATGACTGACGGTCTGCTCAAGAAGCTGGATGGGGCGTTCAAGCCGGATCTGTTCGTCAATCACTATGGCAGTTCGGAAATCTATACGTTCACCATCGATCAGGACGCCGTGGCGAAACCCGGGTCCGCCGGCAAGGCCGGCATCAACCAGCACGTCAGGGTCGTCAAGCTGAACGCTGTATCGGCAGAGGATGTTGCCGATCCCGATGAGGAAGGCGAAATCGTCGCCCTGCTGGCGGGCGATGAATCGTTCGAAGGATATTGGCGCCGTCCTGATGCGGACGCCAAGTCGCTGCGGGATGGCTGGTATTTCACGGGCGACACAGGCTTTAGGGATCGCGATGGCGACCTGTTCGTGACCGGCCGTGTCGACGACATGATCATTACCGGAGGCGAGAACGTCTCGCCGGTCGAGATCGAAAGCTGTCTTTCGTTGCATCCGGCCGTATCGGAAGTGGCGGTGGTCGGTCTTCCCGATGAGCGCTGGGGAAAGATCGTCGCTGCATTTGTCAAGCGAGGCGCTGCGGTAACCGAACAGGACCTCGATCTGTTTTGTCGCGTTTCTGGCCTCGCAAACTTCAAGCGTCCACGCAAATTCGTCTTCGTTGACGCCATCCCGAAATCCCCCGTGGGCAAATTGCTTCGCCGCTTGCTGATCTCCGGTGAATACGAACCTGAACGCGCGCCGCCGTCGAATGCGGCTTGA
- a CDS encoding (2Fe-2S)-binding protein, with the protein MSRLQSERRHLVRLTLNGKPVQGEAEPRMLLTDFLRQQVGATGTHVGCEHGVCGACTIAVDGMLTRACLTLAVQTDGCDLRTVEGLAPSVDRLGVLQAAFRRHHALQCGFCTAGILMSLDHFLQHHPSPDESAIRDLLSGHLCRCTGYTPIVRAALEAAAELAKSPTNEKTDA; encoded by the coding sequence ATGAGCCGTTTGCAGTCCGAGCGCCGGCATCTGGTGCGTTTGACGTTGAATGGCAAGCCAGTGCAGGGCGAGGCCGAGCCCCGCATGTTGCTGACGGACTTTCTTCGCCAGCAGGTCGGCGCGACCGGCACGCATGTAGGATGCGAGCATGGTGTCTGCGGCGCCTGCACGATCGCCGTCGATGGCATGTTGACTCGCGCATGTCTGACCTTGGCGGTACAGACTGACGGTTGCGATTTGCGCACTGTCGAAGGCCTCGCCCCATCTGTCGACAGGCTCGGTGTTCTGCAAGCGGCTTTCCGGCGACATCATGCGCTGCAATGCGGCTTCTGTACGGCGGGAATCCTGATGTCGCTCGATCATTTCCTGCAACATCACCCATCCCCCGATGAGAGCGCGATCCGCGATTTGCTGAGCGGCCATCTGTGCCGCTGCACGGGGTATACTCCCATTGTGCGTGCAGCGCTTGAAGCCGCAGCCGAACTTGCGAAGAGTCCAACGAACGAGAAGACCGATGCTTGA